A region of Bacteroidales bacterium DNA encodes the following proteins:
- a CDS encoding 1-acyl-sn-glycerol-3-phosphate acyltransferase — MTKQKVPFKLAWINVAFVTVLAILAVLSPFLMLPAFILMLFGKHKTADFMVNAIAGFYSRFVFVLFGIKVLVKGKENIPKIGNVCFISNHQGLADIPLIVGYIPKTVGFIAKVELGRIPILNIWMRAMKCVLIDRLNARNAVFAINRAIENIQQGHPMVIFPEGTRSRSAVMGQFKPGSFKLVTGSGCFAVPVTINGTYNIVETTGKIASSRLTLTIHPAIDVSTLSPDQKAKLSERVHEIVKSAL, encoded by the coding sequence ATGACCAAACAAAAAGTACCCTTTAAACTTGCATGGATCAATGTTGCATTTGTGACGGTTTTAGCCATTTTAGCAGTGCTCTCCCCTTTTCTCATGCTACCGGCTTTTATCCTGATGCTTTTTGGGAAGCATAAAACAGCCGATTTTATGGTCAATGCAATTGCAGGATTCTATTCAAGGTTTGTGTTTGTGTTGTTTGGAATAAAGGTGTTGGTGAAAGGAAAGGAAAATATTCCAAAAATCGGGAATGTGTGTTTTATCAGTAATCACCAGGGTTTGGCCGATATCCCCCTTATCGTTGGTTATATTCCAAAGACCGTTGGTTTTATTGCAAAAGTGGAGTTAGGAAGAATTCCCATCCTTAATATCTGGATGCGAGCGATGAAATGTGTGCTGATTGACCGCCTGAATGCCCGCAATGCTGTGTTTGCAATCAATCGTGCCATCGAAAATATCCAGCAGGGTCACCCCATGGTGATTTTTCCTGAAGGTACACGAAGCCGGAGTGCTGTGATGGGGCAATTCAAGCCGGGCAGCTTCAAACTGGTGACAGGTTCCGGTTGCTTTGCTGTGCCTGTTACGATCAATGGCACTTATAACATTGTTGAAACTACCGGTAAAATCGCTTCTTCAAGGCTAACCCTGACGATCCATCCGGCTATTGATGTTTCAACATTAAGCCCTGATCAAAAAGCGAAACTCAGCGAGCGTGTTCATGAAATAGTGAAATCAGCCCTTTGA
- a CDS encoding DUF2147 domain-containing protein, producing the protein MRTGSFFVILFMFGLFATAVKAQVKGNDIVGIWLNEDKDAHVKIENKNGVFYGNVVWLKTPIDDETGKPKLDKKNPDEQLKKRPIMGLTLLSNFKFDGDDEWEGGEIYDPKSGKTYSCYMAFTDDTKNILKVRGYIGISLIGRTTYWTKVE; encoded by the coding sequence ATGAGAACAGGATCTTTTTTTGTAATTCTTTTTATGTTTGGGCTTTTTGCAACAGCCGTAAAAGCGCAGGTCAAAGGCAATGATATAGTGGGTATTTGGCTGAATGAGGACAAAGATGCTCATGTGAAGATTGAGAATAAAAATGGCGTTTTTTATGGGAATGTTGTTTGGCTCAAAACCCCCATTGATGATGAAACAGGAAAGCCAAAACTGGATAAGAAAAACCCGGATGAACAATTAAAAAAACGGCCAATCATGGGACTTACTCTACTTTCAAATTTCAAATTCGATGGCGATGACGAATGGGAAGGTGGTGAGATCTACGACCCGAAAAGCGGGAAAACCTACAGTTGTTATATGGCCTTTACTGACGATACCAAAAACATCCTAAAAGTTCGCGGCTACATTGGGATTTCACTGATTGGAAGGACGACCTACTGGACAAAAGTGGAGTAA